The bacterium sequence CGGCCCCAGCTCGCAATGGTCGAGACAGCCGGCGGCATTGGCCCGGACCGTGCCCTTCAAGCCGCGGCGCTTGACCTCGTCCTTCAAGAATTCCCGGATCTTCTCCGAGCCCCGGGCCTTGCAGCAGCCCCGAGGGTCTTCGGCGCTGCGCTCGTTGGTGCAGATGAAAATATGGTGCTTAAACTTTGGCATCTTGCGTCATCTCGTCCATCGAACGGTATAAGACATCCAAGATCTTGAAAGTCGCCTCCTTGTCAATCGCCAATGGCGGCATGATGACCAGGACGTTCCCCAGCGGCCGCAGCAGGACTCCCTCGCGCCGGGCGCGCCGGCAAATCTTGGCGCCCAGCCCCAACTGATCCTGAACCAGCTCGATTCCGATCATCAAGCCCAATTGGCGGACTTCCTTGACGCGGGGATCGGCTGCGAATTTTTTCAGACCTTCGCGGAACCATTCGATTTTAGCCCTCAGCGCCGCCAAGACGCGGTCGCGCTCGAAAATTTCCAAGCTGGCGATGCCGGCGGCGCAGGCCAGCGGATTCCCGGTATAGCTGTGGCCGTGAAAGAAGGCCTTGAACTCCTCGTAACGGCCGCGAAAGCCGTCGAAAATCCGAGCGGTGGTCAGGGTCGCCGCCAAGGGCAAGTAGCCGCCGGAGATGCCTTTGGCCAGACAGAGGAAGTCGGGCTCGACGCCCTCATGCTCGACGGCGAACATCTTGCCGGTGCGGCCGAAACCGGTGGCCACCTCATCGCAGATCAGCAGGACCTCGTGGCGGCGGCAGAGCTCGGCCAGCTTCTTCATGAAGCCCGGCGGCTGGATCCGCATCCCGGCGGCCCCTTGAATCATCGGTTCGACGATGCAGGCCGCCCAGCTCTTGGCCTTTTCGGCGAAGAGACGCTCGGCCGCCGCCGAGTCGAAACCGTCGAGGAAATCGACTTGGAAGAGCAGCGGCTGGAAAATCTGATGGAACAAATCGATGCCGCCCACCGACACCGACCCGATGGTGTCGCCGTGGTAAGCGTGCTTCAGGGCCAGGAACCGAGTCTTCTCCCGGCGGCCCTGCTGCTGCCAATATTGAAAGGCCATCTTGAGGGCGATCTCATTGGCGGTCGAGCCATTGTCCGAATAAAAAACCCGGCTCAAATTCTTCGGCGCCGCCGCCAAGAGCTTCTCGGCCAGGAGAATGGCCGGAACGTTGCCGATCCCGAGCATCGTCGAGTGGGCAACCTTATCCAACTGGGCCCGCAGCGCGGCGTCGAGCTCGGGCCGGCGATGGCCGTGGACGTTGACCCAGAGCGAGGAAAC is a genomic window containing:
- the bioA gene encoding adenosylmethionine--8-amino-7-oxononanoate transaminase, which produces MRDEEIRKLKDLDLRTLWHPFTQMQEFMGEDPLIVERAEGCRLFDIEGREYIDGVSSLWVNVHGHRRPELDAALRAQLDKVAHSTMLGIGNVPAILLAEKLLAAAPKNLSRVFYSDNGSTANEIALKMAFQYWQQQGRREKTRFLALKHAYHGDTIGSVSVGGIDLFHQIFQPLLFQVDFLDGFDSAAAERLFAEKAKSWAACIVEPMIQGAAGMRIQPPGFMKKLAELCRRHEVLLICDEVATGFGRTGKMFAVEHEGVEPDFLCLAKGISGGYLPLAATLTTARIFDGFRGRYEEFKAFFHGHSYTGNPLACAAGIASLEIFERDRVLAALRAKIEWFREGLKKFAADPRVKEVRQLGLMIGIELVQDQLGLGAKICRRARREGVLLRPLGNVLVIMPPLAIDKEATFKILDVLYRSMDEMTQDAKV
- a CDS encoding (2Fe-2S) ferredoxin domain-containing protein, encoding MPKFKHHIFICTNERSAEDPRGCCKARGSEKIREFLKDEVKRRGLKGTVRANAAGCLDHCELGPVVVVYPEGIWYRVPSVEDAREILESHIEGGKIVERLAIYPENR